A single region of the Pontimicrobium sp. SW4 genome encodes:
- a CDS encoding M1 family metallopeptidase, giving the protein MNRNSISLIVIILLTTIPVINAQGLLEEKNNFTRQDTLRGTITPERIWWDVTYYHLDIKVDPDNKYISGKNTVKYKVLNSHNLLQIDLQAPLEITKVTQNGKELKVKHDGNAHFITLKEKQTVGDINTLEVHYKGNPQVAKRAPWDGGFSWKKDENGKHFVATSCQGLGASVWWPNKDHMYDEVDSMLISVNIPKGLSNVSNGRLRSIEEHDNNTVTSHWFVNNPINNYGVNVNIGDYVHFSEVFKGENGNLDLDYYVLRDNLEKAKEHFKDTPKMMTAFEHWFGPYPFYEDGFKLVEVPYLGMEHQSSITYGNKYKKGYLGRDLSNTGWGLKFDFIIIHEAGHEWFANNITYKDIADMWIHEGFTAYSEGLYLEYHYSKQAGDEYTVGKGKDINNDRAIIGYYNVNKEGSGDMYNKGAYMLHTLRQLIEDDEKWRMILRGLNKTFYHQTVTTKQIEDYLSKTSGIDLTEFFNQYLRDVRIPTLEYKIENNVLKYRYTNIIENFDMPFIATIDDKKQWLFPKAEWKTMNIKSDDIKIDKNFLVYSSKL; this is encoded by the coding sequence ATGAATAGAAATTCTATCTCACTTATAGTAATTATATTACTTACAACTATACCTGTAATTAATGCACAAGGATTACTTGAAGAAAAAAACAACTTCACAAGGCAAGACACGTTACGAGGTACAATTACTCCTGAAAGAATATGGTGGGATGTAACGTATTATCACTTAGATATTAAAGTGGATCCAGACAACAAATACATTTCTGGTAAGAATACAGTAAAGTATAAAGTATTAAACTCACATAACCTTTTACAGATTGACCTACAAGCTCCATTAGAGATTACCAAAGTAACTCAAAACGGTAAGGAATTAAAAGTGAAGCACGATGGCAATGCGCACTTTATTACTTTAAAAGAGAAACAAACAGTTGGTGATATTAACACTCTTGAGGTACATTATAAAGGCAATCCTCAAGTAGCAAAAAGAGCGCCTTGGGATGGGGGATTTTCATGGAAAAAGGATGAAAATGGAAAGCATTTTGTAGCAACATCCTGCCAAGGTTTAGGAGCTAGTGTGTGGTGGCCAAATAAGGATCATATGTACGATGAAGTAGATAGTATGCTAATTAGTGTTAATATACCTAAAGGACTATCCAATGTTTCAAATGGTCGTCTTCGTAGTATCGAAGAGCATGATAACAATACAGTTACATCTCATTGGTTTGTAAATAACCCAATAAATAACTATGGCGTAAATGTAAATATTGGAGATTATGTTCATTTTTCAGAAGTTTTTAAAGGTGAGAATGGCAATTTAGATTTAGACTATTATGTATTGCGAGACAACCTAGAAAAAGCCAAAGAACATTTTAAAGACACGCCTAAAATGATGACAGCTTTTGAACATTGGTTTGGACCTTACCCTTTTTATGAGGATGGTTTTAAACTCGTGGAAGTGCCATATTTAGGTATGGAACACCAAAGCTCTATTACTTATGGTAATAAATACAAGAAAGGTTATTTAGGTAGAGATTTGTCGAATACTGGTTGGGGATTAAAATTTGATTTCATTATTATCCACGAAGCTGGACATGAATGGTTTGCTAATAACATAACCTATAAAGATATTGCAGACATGTGGATTCATGAAGGATTTACAGCATATTCTGAAGGCCTATACCTAGAGTATCACTACAGTAAACAAGCTGGTGACGAATATACAGTTGGCAAAGGAAAAGATATTAATAACGACAGGGCAATTATTGGCTATTATAATGTGAATAAAGAAGGTTCTGGTGATATGTACAATAAAGGTGCATATATGCTCCACACCTTAAGACAGCTTATTGAAGATGATGAAAAATGGCGAATGATATTAAGAGGTTTAAACAAAACCTTTTACCATCAAACAGTCACAACCAAACAAATTGAAGATTATTTAAGTAAAACATCTGGAATAGATTTAACCGAGTTTTTTAATCAGTATTTACGTGATGTTCGTATTCCTACTTTAGAGTATAAAATTGAAAACAATGTGTTAAAGTATCGCTATACTAACATCATAGAAAACTTTGATATGCCTTTTATAGCAACTATAGATGATAAGAAACAATGGTTATTCCCAAAAGCAGAATGGAAAACAATGAACATTAAAAGCGATGATATAAAAATTGATAAGAACTTCTTAGTCTATTCAAGCAAATTATAA
- a CDS encoding kelch repeat-containing protein — MQKIYVSVLLVLVSYTLQAQQVVTILDSDTKQIISDVNIKIKETDKGFATNNKGVFTINSTDNLKNSDILIISHINYYPEKITFNKIKELNYTIYLLKNYSSLDEIVVSAKEKRIRRREQLIKFRKVTTMPKGLFAFGASQKDGKVIITGGEKSIVTNSFGEITSKDKVNEFGTSMEKMLESMIIKANWKNYSSKVHVYDLNKNMWSDINKKNIKRAFHNSHIYDNKLYVVGGKRVSNLKGKEYLENRIEILNLDKNTKTIDDVNPHKAVNFASFIYKDNLIVLGGSIKSTIGDIKTFSKEVHALNLQTGLWYNIGNMPIPKETQGVLIEDTIFLIGGYNNDPTNNIETFNLKTGRWTKEGELFQSMINPGVFAIENMIYIFNDGTFFTYNIKTKRLSEYKIKLDLHSPKIFLNNNKLYLFGGFSVDDFSVIPSNSVFSIELSEFENFKIIKSKIL, encoded by the coding sequence ATGCAAAAAATTTACGTTTCCGTTTTACTAGTTTTAGTATCCTATACATTACAAGCTCAACAAGTAGTTACAATTTTAGATAGTGATACAAAACAAATTATTTCCGATGTCAATATTAAAATAAAAGAGACAGATAAAGGCTTTGCCACCAACAATAAGGGTGTATTTACAATTAATAGTACAGATAATTTAAAAAACTCCGATATACTTATAATTTCTCATATCAATTACTATCCAGAAAAAATTACTTTTAACAAAATAAAAGAGCTTAATTACACCATTTACCTATTGAAAAACTATTCCTCTCTTGATGAAATTGTTGTAAGCGCCAAAGAGAAAAGAATACGTAGACGAGAACAACTTATAAAATTCAGAAAGGTAACAACTATGCCTAAAGGCCTTTTTGCTTTTGGAGCTTCACAAAAAGATGGAAAGGTTATAATAACTGGTGGCGAAAAATCTATTGTGACTAATTCTTTTGGTGAAATTACTTCAAAAGACAAAGTTAATGAGTTTGGAACTAGTATGGAAAAAATGCTTGAAAGTATGATTATTAAAGCAAATTGGAAAAATTATAGTTCAAAAGTTCACGTATATGATTTAAATAAAAATATGTGGAGCGATATAAATAAAAAAAATATTAAAAGAGCTTTCCATAATAGTCATATTTATGATAATAAACTTTATGTCGTAGGTGGTAAACGTGTATCTAACCTTAAAGGTAAAGAGTATCTGGAAAATAGAATTGAAATATTAAATTTAGATAAAAACACTAAAACCATAGATGACGTCAATCCACATAAGGCAGTAAATTTTGCATCGTTTATTTACAAAGACAATCTTATAGTTTTGGGTGGCTCTATAAAATCAACTATTGGAGATATTAAAACATTTTCAAAAGAAGTGCATGCACTCAACCTTCAAACTGGGCTATGGTATAACATTGGAAATATGCCAATACCCAAAGAAACCCAAGGTGTGCTAATTGAAGATACGATATTCTTAATTGGAGGCTATAATAATGACCCTACCAATAATATTGAAACATTTAATTTAAAAACAGGAAGATGGACTAAAGAAGGTGAGCTATTTCAAAGTATGATTAATCCTGGTGTATTCGCTATTGAGAATATGATTTATATTTTTAATGATGGTACTTTTTTTACTTATAATATAAAAACAAAAAGACTAAGTGAATATAAAATTAAATTAGACCTTCATTCCCCAAAAATCTTTTTAAACAACAATAAACTATATTTATTTGGTGGTTTTAGTGTAGATGATTTCTCAGTAATACCATCAAATAGTGTTTTTTCAATTGAATTAAGTGAATTTGAAAACTTTAAAATCATTAAAAGCAAAATATTGTAA
- a CDS encoding PepSY-associated TM helix domain-containing protein, whose translation MSKTTRALAKETRWYRRLHKTIAIPLVVFLFLVGVTGLLLTWKDELKLKPPSQEVIQKQHLIGLKSIEDIATNYSDSLNLNSTINRIDYRPSKGIAKVRFEYHFTELQIDCFTGDIISTKQRTSDVIEMIHDGSIIDYLFKSDSHYAKLIYSTITSLGLILLSISGFIMWLRPKQIKALKRKKR comes from the coding sequence TTGAGTAAAACAACTAGAGCACTCGCAAAAGAAACACGATGGTACAGACGTTTACATAAAACGATAGCCATTCCGTTGGTCGTTTTTTTATTTTTAGTTGGCGTGACAGGATTACTTCTAACATGGAAAGATGAACTAAAATTAAAACCGCCTTCGCAAGAAGTTATTCAAAAACAACACCTTATTGGACTAAAATCTATTGAAGACATTGCTACAAATTATTCCGATTCCTTAAATTTGAATAGCACTATAAATCGTATAGATTATAGGCCATCTAAAGGGATTGCTAAAGTGCGTTTTGAGTATCATTTCACAGAACTGCAAATAGATTGCTTTACTGGAGATATTATTTCTACAAAACAACGAACATCTGATGTTATTGAAATGATTCATGATGGAAGTATTATAGATTATCTTTTCAAATCAGACTCTCATTACGCCAAACTTATCTACTCTACAATCACATCTTTAGGTTTAATTTTATTATCGATTAGTGGATTTATAATGTGGTTACGTCCAAAACAAATTAAAGCTCTAAAACGGAAAAAGCGTTAA
- a CDS encoding YdeI/OmpD-associated family protein yields MDYPELFFERNVDWYDWLLQNHETANGVYLIFYKLEMNVPTMRWEEAVKVALCFGWIDSTVKSLGNGKRRQYFTQRNPKSVWSALNKRYIIELEKDNLIQQSGYHKINIAKQNGMWTFLDDVENLIIPKDLQKAFNSNKRALENYQNFAPGYRKSYLYWLKQAKREVTRQNRIEKIIEFCEQNKKSRE; encoded by the coding sequence ATGGATTATCCTGAGTTATTTTTTGAACGCAATGTAGATTGGTACGACTGGTTACTACAAAATCATGAAACAGCAAATGGTGTCTATCTCATATTTTACAAATTAGAAATGAACGTTCCAACTATGCGTTGGGAAGAAGCGGTTAAAGTAGCATTATGTTTTGGCTGGATAGATTCTACGGTAAAAAGTTTAGGTAACGGAAAACGACGACAGTATTTTACTCAAAGAAATCCAAAAAGTGTTTGGAGTGCTTTAAACAAGCGCTATATCATCGAGCTTGAAAAAGATAATTTAATTCAACAAAGTGGTTACCATAAAATAAACATAGCTAAACAAAATGGTATGTGGACGTTTTTGGATGATGTTGAAAATTTAATCATCCCTAAAGATTTACAAAAAGCATTTAACTCAAATAAAAGAGCGCTAGAGAACTATCAAAACTTTGCTCCTGGATATAGAAAGTCATACTTGTATTGGTTAAAACAAGCCAAACGAGAAGTAACACGACAAAACAGAATTGAAAAAATTATTGAGTTTTGTGAGCAGAATAAGAAATCTAGAGAATAA
- a CDS encoding heavy metal translocating P-type ATPase metal-binding domain-containing protein, whose product MKHKTCFHCGLDASKSGITFDEKAFCCNGCKTVYEIFSVNDLNCYYDLQAAPGATPKEIGGKYDFLDNEKIADKLFEFNDGEIRIVSLYIPHIHCSSCIWILENLNKLLPEVSSSMVNFGEKTVRITFNGDKLSLKDLVNLLCRIGYEPYISLENYESRKKTIDRAIIYKLGLAGFAFGYVMFLSFPEYLQVEGIWLEKYKNVFRWLMFAFSVPVVFYAAQDYFISAYKGLRSKLLNIDVPIALGISVLFIRSTAEIVLDIGTGFFDSLTGLVFFLLLGKFFQQKTYAFLSFERDYKSYFPIGVTKIFPDKKESSIQVYDIEKGDRLLIRNEELIPVDCVLMTGHARIDYSFVTGESEPVSKKSGDKLYAGGKQLDGIIEVEVLKSVEQSYLTQLWSNDVFKNNKEAAFTTLTNRISKHFTIAILLVAFVATSFWLINDSSKALNVFTAVLIIACPCAIALSAPFTLGNLLRILGKKKFYLKNASVIEQLAKVNTIIFDKTGTITANKSLKITYEGEVLSLEEESLLKNTLRGSNHPLSRALYDILNEHKIVALDNYKEHLGKGIEASYETQNIKVGSAPFVGHTSDLATVNTAVHVSTNSNYKGKFTFYNDYRKGISKLFKQLKKDYDLAIISGDNEGEKSNLTKLLPTKTKLLFNQKPNDKLEYIKYHQSEGAKVLMVGDGLNDAGALAQSDVGIAISENVNVFSPACDAILDASKFNQLYNYITASKGAIKIIKWSFVLSFFYNLIGLYFAVTGQLAPVIAAILMPLSSISIVVFTTIATNFIGRKLN is encoded by the coding sequence ATGAAACATAAAACATGTTTTCACTGTGGTTTAGATGCTTCTAAATCAGGAATCACATTCGATGAAAAAGCATTTTGTTGTAATGGTTGTAAAACTGTTTATGAGATTTTTTCTGTAAACGATTTAAACTGCTATTACGATTTGCAAGCAGCTCCTGGTGCTACGCCAAAAGAAATTGGAGGCAAGTATGATTTTCTTGATAATGAAAAAATTGCAGACAAGCTTTTTGAATTTAACGATGGAGAGATTAGAATTGTATCATTATACATTCCACATATTCACTGTAGTTCTTGTATTTGGATTCTTGAAAACTTAAACAAATTATTACCCGAAGTAAGCAGTTCAATGGTGAACTTTGGTGAAAAAACTGTTCGTATCACTTTTAATGGTGATAAGTTATCTCTTAAAGACTTAGTTAATCTTTTATGCCGAATTGGTTATGAACCCTATATAAGTCTGGAAAATTATGAGTCTAGAAAAAAGACTATTGACCGAGCCATAATTTACAAACTTGGCTTAGCAGGTTTTGCTTTTGGTTATGTGATGTTTTTATCATTTCCAGAGTATCTACAAGTAGAAGGCATTTGGTTAGAAAAGTATAAGAATGTTTTTAGATGGTTAATGTTTGCCTTTTCAGTTCCAGTAGTTTTTTATGCTGCTCAAGATTATTTTATTTCTGCCTATAAAGGGCTACGATCAAAATTATTAAACATAGATGTTCCAATTGCTTTAGGAATTTCGGTTTTGTTTATAAGAAGTACTGCCGAAATTGTTTTGGATATAGGCACAGGTTTTTTTGATAGCTTAACTGGGCTTGTTTTCTTTTTATTGCTCGGTAAGTTTTTTCAACAAAAAACATATGCTTTTTTGTCTTTTGAAAGAGATTATAAGTCGTATTTCCCTATTGGAGTTACTAAAATTTTTCCTGATAAAAAGGAATCTTCCATTCAAGTATATGATATTGAAAAAGGAGATCGCTTACTTATAAGAAATGAAGAGCTCATTCCAGTAGATTGTGTTTTAATGACTGGTCATGCGAGAATTGATTATAGTTTTGTAACTGGAGAATCCGAACCTGTTTCCAAAAAATCCGGAGACAAACTATATGCTGGAGGAAAACAACTAGATGGCATTATTGAGGTAGAAGTTTTAAAATCGGTAGAGCAAAGTTACTTGACACAACTTTGGAGTAACGATGTGTTTAAAAATAATAAAGAAGCTGCATTTACAACACTTACAAATAGAATAAGTAAACACTTTACAATCGCTATATTATTAGTTGCTTTTGTAGCCACCTCGTTTTGGCTCATTAATGATTCTAGCAAAGCTCTAAACGTATTTACAGCTGTACTAATCATTGCTTGTCCATGTGCAATTGCACTATCAGCACCTTTTACTTTAGGAAATCTATTACGCATTTTAGGAAAAAAGAAATTCTATTTAAAAAATGCAAGTGTTATAGAGCAATTAGCAAAAGTAAACACCATTATTTTTGATAAAACTGGTACAATCACTGCAAACAAAAGTTTAAAAATAACTTATGAAGGAGAGGTATTATCTCTAGAAGAAGAAAGCTTATTAAAAAACACACTTAGAGGATCCAATCATCCTTTAAGTAGAGCTTTATATGATATTCTAAATGAGCATAAAATTGTCGCTCTAGATAATTATAAAGAGCATTTAGGAAAAGGGATTGAAGCTTCATATGAAACTCAAAATATCAAAGTTGGCTCAGCTCCTTTTGTTGGGCATACTAGTGATTTAGCAACAGTAAACACAGCTGTCCATGTAAGCACAAATAGTAATTACAAAGGTAAATTCACATTTTACAACGATTATAGAAAAGGAATTTCAAAACTTTTTAAACAGCTGAAAAAAGATTATGATCTTGCAATAATTTCTGGCGATAATGAAGGTGAAAAAAGTAACTTAACAAAATTGTTACCTACTAAAACAAAATTACTCTTTAATCAAAAACCAAATGACAAACTAGAATACATTAAATATCATCAAAGCGAAGGTGCAAAAGTATTGATGGTAGGTGATGGGCTAAATGATGCTGGAGCCTTAGCACAGAGTGATGTTGGTATCGCAATTTCAGAAAATGTAAACGTATTTTCTCCAGCTTGTGATGCAATTTTGGATGCATCAAAGTTTAACCAACTATATAATTATATAACAGCTTCGAAAGGAGCTATAAAAATTATAAAATGGAGTTTTGTTCTTTCGTTTTTTTATAATCTTATCGGATTATATTTTGCGGTAACTGGACAATTGGCTCCTGTCATTGCAGCTATACTAATGCCATTGAGTTCTATTAGTATAGTCGTTTTTACAACCATAGCAACTAACTTTATAGGGAGAAAACTAAATTGA
- a CDS encoding Crp/Fnr family transcriptional regulator, whose product MSKCEQCIIRQFNSLKALTKDELIRISACKTSRIIKKGEVIFEEGESLNGIFCIKDGVCKLTKLSANGKDQIVKLVEKGQILGQRSLISDERTNLRATALNDMELCFIPKTEIINDLKKNNNFTMDILKEMADDLREADDVIVNMAQKSVRQRLAEALLDINDNFGTNPDGTLSVLLSREDFASIVGTATESAIRVLSQFKKEKLISTIGKYIKIEDLEGLRRIE is encoded by the coding sequence ATGAGTAAGTGTGAACAATGTATAATTAGGCAATTTAATTCTCTTAAGGCTTTGACCAAAGATGAATTAATTAGAATTTCTGCTTGTAAAACTTCTAGAATTATAAAAAAAGGCGAAGTGATTTTTGAAGAAGGAGAATCACTAAACGGTATATTTTGTATAAAAGATGGAGTTTGTAAGCTTACAAAGTTAAGTGCTAATGGAAAAGACCAAATTGTAAAATTGGTTGAGAAAGGCCAGATTCTTGGTCAGCGTTCATTAATTAGTGATGAACGAACAAACTTAAGAGCGACTGCATTAAACGACATGGAATTATGTTTTATTCCTAAGACGGAAATTATTAATGATTTAAAAAAGAATAATAATTTTACCATGGATATTTTAAAAGAAATGGCTGATGATTTAAGGGAAGCTGATGACGTTATTGTTAATATGGCCCAAAAATCTGTTAGACAGCGTTTAGCTGAGGCCTTATTGGATATCAATGATAATTTTGGGACTAATCCAGATGGAACTTTAAGTGTGCTTTTATCGCGAGAGGATTTTGCTAGCATTGTTGGAACTGCAACAGAATCAGCTATTAGAGTGTTGTCTCAATTTAAAAAAGAAAAACTTATTTCAACTATAGGGAAGTATATTAAAATTGAAGACCTTGAAGGTTTGAGACGTATTGAATAA